Within the Candidatus Aminicenantes bacterium genome, the region AGAAAAAATGGCACTCAACAACATAGACCACTCCATTATCCCCATGCTGGCTGTGCTGGTCTCCCTGCTGGCCGTTCCCCTGATCCTGTTTTCATCCCGCCGGCCCAACCTGCGCGAATCCTGGACCCTGGGCGCCGGAGTGGTAAAGTTCGCGTTGGTCATGTCGCTACTTCCCGGAGCCCTGGCCGGCAAAAGCGTGGGCATCGCCTTACTGGAACTGGCCCCCGGAATTCACCTGGCGCTGAAAGCCGACCCCTTCGGCGTATTTTTTGCCATGATCTCTTCGGGATTGTGGATCCTTACCTCTATCTACTCCATCGGATATGTGCGCGGACTGGATGAACACAAGCAGACCCGTTATTACGCTTCGTTCGCCGTGTGCCTGTCCGCCACCATCGGCATCGCGTTTTCCGCCAATCTGCTGACCTTTATTCTCTTCTACGAAATCCTGACCATTGCGACCTATCCCCTGGTCATCCATAAAGAAACGCCCAAAGCCATCCGGGCGGGGCGCAAGTACCTGGCCTATACATTGACAGCCGGACTGTTCCTGCTCGCCGCCGCGGCCTTGACCTGGCAGATCACCGGCAGCCTCGATTTCGCCGCCGGAGGCATTTTCAATGGACGCCCACTGGCTCCATCCACGGCGCGCATACTCTTTTTCCTTTTCCTGGGCGGTGTGGGCGTCAAGGCCTCCATCATGCCCCTGCACGCCTGGCTGCCCACGGCCATGGCCGCGCCCACGCCGGTCAGTGCCCTGCTCCATGCCGTAGCCGTGGTTAAATCCGGGGTATTCGGTGTGATCCGGGTAGTGGGATTTGTGTTCGGGCCCGCCCTGATGAAAGAGTTCGGCCTGGGTCGAATCCTGATGGTGTTTGCCGGTTTCACCATTATCACCGCATCCCTGCTGGCATTAAAGCAGGACAACCTCAAGCGGCGACTGGCCTATTCCACCGTCGGCCATCTTTCTTATATCGTGCTGGGAGCCGGCATGCTCACCACCGCGGCACTGACCGGCGCCATGCTGCACATTGCCTTTCACGCCACCATGAAAATCACCATGTTCTTCGTGGCCGGAGCCATCTACGTTAATCTGCACAAGGAAAACATCAGTGAACTCAACGGCATCGGCAAGGTCATGCCCTGGAGCATGGGCGCCTTCACCGTGGCCGCCATCGGTTTGAGCGGATTGCCGCCCATCAACGGCTTTATCAGCAAGTGGTACCTGGGCATGGGATCCATGCAGGCGGACACCCTGATTCCTCTTTTCTTCCTGGTCTCGAGCGGGCTGTTGAACGCCGCCTATTTTTTTCCCATCGCGCACCGGGCCTTTTTCCGCGACCCCAAAGGAGATGAGCTGGCCGGACACGGCGAGGCTTCGCCCTTCATGGTGATCCCCCTTTGCGTGACCGCATTGCTGTCACTGCTTTTCGGTATCTACCCGGACCTCTTTTTCCGCTTCTACCGGCTGGCCTCAGGCGTGGCCGCCGCCATCCTGGGAGGTGCATGATGCCCAAGCGATTCTGGCCCATGGCCGCGGCCCTTGTCACCGTGTTCAGCCTGGTGGTGGAGCTCTTCTTTGTCCACCATGAACCGGGGCACACTTACTGGTGGAACCACATCCCCGGGTTCTTTGTCTTTTTCGGATTCTTTGGCTGCGCGCTGATCATCCTGTTTTCCAAAACCGTGGGGAAAAAGGCCCTGGACCGCCGGGAGGATTATTACGATGCCGACTGACTGGATTGTGCCCCCCGCCCTGATCGCCATCGCCGGCGCCCTATTGTTGCCCCTGGTCCCCCGCAAACTGCGTTCATCCCTCTTCGTGCTCGCCTGCGTGCTGACACTGGCCCAGGTGTGGACCCTGCCCGATGGCGCCACCTTGACCGTTCAGCTGATGGACTACACCCTGACCCCGGTTAAAGTGGATGCCCTCAGCCGGCTTTTCGGCATTATCTTTGCCTTCATCGCCGCGGGCGGCGGCATCTACGCCTTCCACATCCGCGACGCCGGCCAACAGACATCGGCCTTGCTCTACGCGGCCGGCGCCCTGGGAGTCATATTTGCCGGCGACCTGTTCACCCTGTTCCTTTTCTGGGAACTCATGGCATTTACTTCGGTTTTCCTGGTGTGGGCCCGCCGCGTACCGGAATCCCGCCGCGCCGGTTTCCGCTACCTGATCTACCACGTACTGGGCGGCGGGCTGCTCTTTGCAGGCATCCTCATGTACATCGGCGGCGGCGGCGACATGGCCGTCTCCCGGCTTTCTCCCGGCCAGGGCCCGGCGGTTTGGATCATGCTGCTGGGCGTGGCGGTTAACGCCGCCATTCCTCCCCTGCACACCTGGCTCAGTGACGCCTACCCGCGGGCCACCGTAACCGGCGCAATATTCATGAGCGCGTTTACCACCAAATCAGCGGTCTACGTGCTCATCCGCATGTTCCCCGGCTGGGAAATCCTACTGTGGGCCGGGGTGGTCATGACCCTCTATGGTATTTTCTTCACCGTGCTGGCCAACGACATCCGCGGCATCCTTGCCTACCACATCATCAGCCAGGTGGGATACATGGTGGCCGCCGTGGGCATCGGCACGGAGATGGCACTGAATGGATCCGCGGCCCACGCAGTCAACAATATCCTCTACAAGGCGCTGCTTTTCATGTGCGCCGGGGCCGTGATCCATGCCACCGGCAAGCACCGCTTGTCGGACCTGGGCGGTTTGGCAAAGTACATGCCTCATACCCTGATCCTCTACATGGTGGGGGCTTTCTCCATCTCCGGCGTGCCATTCTTCAACGGCTTCATCAGCAAATCCATGGTGCTGTCCGCAACCGGCGGCGCCCACCATCTCACGGCCATGCTGCTGCTCAACCTGGCCGCGGTCGGTACCTTTCTTTCCGTCGGCATCAAGCTGCCCTGGTTTATCTGGTTCGCTCGCAAAAAACCGGCCGCGATCGAGGTGCGTCGCCCACCCCTGAACATGTTCCTGGGCATGGGTATGGCCGCGGTTATGTGCGTCCTTTACGGTGTCATGCCCGGATTGCTCTATCGCCTGCTGCCCTTCCCCGTGCATTTCGAACCCTTCACCACCGCCCACCTGGCCGAGTCGGTGCAGATGCTGCTCTTCACCTTTGTTGGTTTCTGGGTATTGCGCCACCGTTTGGCGCCCCACGAAGGCATCAGCCTGGACATGGACTGGTTTTACCGCCGCAGCAAGCCCTTTTTCCGCAATGTGTTCGTAAACGCCCCGGCATACCTGTTCGAACGCTCCGATAAAGCGGTTCAGAAATTCATCGCCAAGGTCGTGGAGTTCGGCCGCAACCCCATGTTGAAATTTACGCCGCCCACCCGGGATAAAACCTATACTCCCGACCGTTACCGCCCGCCCGCGGGCAGCCTGGTGGCCGTCACCCTGGCCGCCCTCTGCCTTATCGTCATCCTCTCATTGGTATAGCCCTGTCGCCGCTCAGCGGCGACAGGAGTTGGAGAGTTGGAGAGTTGGAACGGGAAAAAGGCCGGGATTTCTGCTTTCCGGTCTATTGTTGCCTTCATGCAAAATTCAACATTGTTGAAACAATTGCAGAGACCTCCTTCATAACGGATAGCGATCATCGACGACTTATAGGGTTTTCTCCACATCTACGGTGCTGGTGCGGGAATCGGCATGAATGGTGAATCCGCGTTTCTTGAACAGCGCCAGCATGCGGTGGTTGTCGGCGGTGGTCTGGGCCACCATTTTTTTCAATCCCCACTTGCGGGCGATATCGAGGCAGTAGTCGGTGAGCAGTCCGCCCAGGTCGCGGTTCTGAAATTCATCGATAATCAGGATGGCGTATTCCACGGTTTCGTGTTCCGGGTCGGCGATCAGGCGTCCCACGCCGATGAGGCGCTTTTCGCCTTTTTCATTCGTGGTTTCCGCCACGATGGCGATCTCGCGGTGGTAGTCGATGTAACAGTAGCGGGTGGCCACTTCGTGGGAGGCCCACTGGAAGAAGTAGCGGAAGCGGAAATAGATCGATTCTCGGGAACAGGCGGCCAGCATCTCCATCCACATGGGCTCGTCTTCCGGGCGGATGGGCCGGAACACGATCTTGTGACCGTCCACTTCCACGGCATCGCTGACGTATTCCTCGGGATAGGGCCGCAAGGCCAGGTGGGCGTAGGGATCGGCCGGGCTCACGGTTACGGCGGGATCAGCCACCATGCGCGCGTCCACGGCCAGGATGCCCTCCGGATCGACCAGCAGGGGGTTAATGTCAAGTTCCAGAATCTCCGGCGAGTCCGCGGCAAGATATGAGAGACGGATCATGGCCTCGATGAGCCGGTCCAGATCTACCGGCGGCTTTCCGCGATAGCCGTGCAGCAGGGGCCAGATCCTCAGGTCTTCGAGCATGCGGCGGGCCAGGCGTTCGTTCAGCGGCGGGAAACCCAGGGAACGGTCGGCGAATAACTCGGCAGTCACACCGCCCGCGCCCACCAGGATCACGGTACCGAATACGGCGTCCCGCTTGATGCCCAGGATCAGCTCTCGAGCCTCCGGCATGACCACCATTTTCTGGACCGTAACGCCTTCCAGGCGGGCATCGGGCTGCTTTCCCCGCACGGAACGCATGATGGCCTGAAACGCGTCCGCGGCCTGGCGCTCGTTGCGGATATTGAGTGCCACCCCGCCCACGTCCGACTTGTGGGTGATATCCGGGGAGTGAACCTTGAACACCACGGGGTAACCGATCTCCCGCGCCGCCTCCAGCGCTGTTTCCTC harbors:
- a CDS encoding Na(+)/H(+) antiporter subunit D, which encodes MPTDWIVPPALIAIAGALLLPLVPRKLRSSLFVLACVLTLAQVWTLPDGATLTVQLMDYTLTPVKVDALSRLFGIIFAFIAAGGGIYAFHIRDAGQQTSALLYAAGALGVIFAGDLFTLFLFWELMAFTSVFLVWARRVPESRRAGFRYLIYHVLGGGLLFAGILMYIGGGGDMAVSRLSPGQGPAVWIMLLGVAVNAAIPPLHTWLSDAYPRATVTGAIFMSAFTTKSAVYVLIRMFPGWEILLWAGVVMTLYGIFFTVLANDIRGILAYHIISQVGYMVAAVGIGTEMALNGSAAHAVNNILYKALLFMCAGAVIHATGKHRLSDLGGLAKYMPHTLILYMVGAFSISGVPFFNGFISKSMVLSATGGAHHLTAMLLLNLAAVGTFLSVGIKLPWFIWFARKKPAAIEVRRPPLNMFLGMGMAAVMCVLYGVMPGLLYRLLPFPVHFEPFTTAHLAESVQMLLFTFVGFWVLRHRLAPHEGISLDMDWFYRRSKPFFRNVFVNAPAYLFERSDKAVQKFIAKVVEFGRNPMLKFTPPTRDKTYTPDRYRPPAGSLVAVTLAALCLIVILSLV
- a CDS encoding monovalent cation/H+ antiporter subunit D family protein — protein: MDHSIIPMLAVLVSLLAVPLILFSSRRPNLRESWTLGAGVVKFALVMSLLPGALAGKSVGIALLELAPGIHLALKADPFGVFFAMISSGLWILTSIYSIGYVRGLDEHKQTRYYASFAVCLSATIGIAFSANLLTFILFYEILTIATYPLVIHKETPKAIRAGRKYLAYTLTAGLFLLAAAALTWQITGSLDFAAGGIFNGRPLAPSTARILFFLFLGGVGVKASIMPLHAWLPTAMAAPTPVSALLHAVAVVKSGVFGVIRVVGFVFGPALMKEFGLGRILMVFAGFTIITASLLALKQDNLKRRLAYSTVGHLSYIVLGAGMLTTAALTGAMLHIAFHATMKITMFFVAGAIYVNLHKENISELNGIGKVMPWSMGAFTVAAIGLSGLPPINGFISKWYLGMGSMQADTLIPLFFLVSSGLLNAAYFFPIAHRAFFRDPKGDELAGHGEASPFMVIPLCVTALLSLLFGIYPDLFFRFYRLASGVAAAILGGA